In a genomic window of Feifania hominis:
- a CDS encoding alpha/beta-type small acid-soluble spore protein has translation MQYNSKMKDTLNKMKYEVASEVGVTLKEGYNGDLTSKQAGTIGGNITKKLIEKALNQG, from the coding sequence ATGCAGTACAACAGCAAGATGAAAGATACCCTCAACAAGATGAAGTATGAGGTGGCCAGCGAAGTTGGCGTCACGCTCAAAGAGGGCTACAACGGCGATCTGACCTCGAAGCAGGCCGGCACCATCGGTGGCAACATCACCAAGAAGCTCATCGAGAAAGCGCTCAACCAGGGTTAA